GTCGGCACCGGCAGGAGGATGGAACGCAAGCCCGGCGTCATCTTGTGTATCGGCAGGCGCTTGCATCAGTTCGCCAAGGTCGGCCGCGATGAGCGGGGACATGGCAGGCGGTGCCGGAATCGACATTTGGCTTGTCGCCAGCCAGCCTTCGACCGGGCGGCGCGCTCCGTACTGGACCTGGAGAAACGTGCGGTACTGAGCGGGATCGGCCAGGTCGAGAGCGCCCAGCATGGCATCGAGCAGGTCATGCTCCGCCCGCGTCGCGGCTTTCAGGCGCGAACGAAGCGTCGGAACTCGTCTGTCTATGCTTACGTCGAATCTCCACCAATACGCGACATGGTCACGCACCCTTCGACCCTTGGCCGGGCCTCCAGGGACTCCAATGGCGAAAGGTCGGTCCTGCCGCAAGCCCCGAGGTGCCGCCAACCATACCCGGCACACGAAACTAAGGTTTTGTGATGCCTAACAAATGTTAGACGGGGCCGAGAAGCTTCTGGCCCTTCTGCTGCAGAGCGCCCTTCACGATCGGTTCGAAGAAAGACAGGGCAGCCGGCAGCGTCAGGTCCACCACCACGCGGGCATCCTCGATTTCCACGAAACCGGCCACGGTCTGCCCCATCGCGCCGACCGACAGGGTCATCCGGTCCTCGCTGGGCCAGCCTGTCTCGACCTCGGCCATGCCGCCCGGGATATGGTCGGCCAGTTCATGACTGCGTTCGCGCAGGCGGCGGCGGACTTCTTCCTTGGGCAGGGAATGGGGGATCGGAACGCGCATGGTCTCAGCCTTCCTTTGCCGGGTCCGCAGCGACGGGATCGGCAGGATCGCCGTATTTGTAGTCGAGATAGCGGTGTTTCACGGCAAGGTCGTCCAGCGAGCCTTCGGCCAGTTGCCGTGTCACGTGGTCGATTTCCTTGCTGATCTTGCCCAGCCCTTCGGTCAGCTGGCGGTCCGGCGTGGCCCCGGCCCTTTCTTCGCGCCGCAGGTGGTCGGGAATGCCGCGATAGCTGTCGATCATGTCGGGCAGCGTCTCTCCCACCAATTGCCGCACCTCGCGCGTGGCGGGATGGTCGGCCGGAACCCGTTCCAGCTGCATGCCCAGCGCGTCGAGCTGCACGCCCATATCGGCCACGATCTTCGCGGCCGGAGGGGGCAGGGCGGGGCGCTGGCTTTCCAGCCACAGCTCGGTCCTGCCGACCAGCTGGCGCGCATCGCCCTTGGCCGCAGATGCGCTGATGTCAGCCCGGCCCGGGACCTTTACCTTGGGGAAGCTGGAGAAGACGGCGATGGCGATGACGGTGGCGAGCAGCACGCTCATCACGCCGATAAAGCCGATACCGTTCAGGATCGCGCCCGCTATGCCGCCCGCGACCCAGATGGCGAAGACCGCAATCAGCACGTTGCGGATGCGCTTCACCCAGTTCGCGCGCTTTATCCGGCGCGATCCCTGGCCAATGGATTCACGCCTGTGCCGGCCGCCCGAACGATTGTCGTCGCGCACGATGCTGGCTTCCTGGATCAGCCGGTCGGAATTGCGGGTGAGGTCGTTCATCCTCCCGCGCTCAGCCTTCGATGCTCAGCAGGTCGCTGGTGGCCACCTGCCGCGATGCCTGCGCCTGCCCTTCGGCCCGGGCGATGTAGCCTTTCGACCGCTCGACCTCGTCCGACAGGGTGTCGACCGTCTGCTTCATGCTGTCGAGCGCGCGCAGCTTGAACGAATCGACCTCGTCCATCGTGTCGTAGATGTTCTGGAAGGCGCGCTGCAGCGTCTCCAGCGGAATGGTGCTGCTGGCGGCCTGTTCGTGGATCTTGCCGGTCTGGTCGCGCAGCAGGGTGGACGTGCTGTC
This is a stretch of genomic DNA from Erythrobacteraceae bacterium WH01K. It encodes these proteins:
- a CDS encoding polyhydroxyalkanoic acid system family protein, with translation MRVPIPHSLPKEEVRRRLRERSHELADHIPGGMAEVETGWPSEDRMTLSVGAMGQTVAGFVEIEDARVVVDLTLPAALSFFEPIVKGALQQKGQKLLGPV
- a CDS encoding biliverdin-producing heme oxygenase, with translation MRDHVAYWWRFDVSIDRRVPTLRSRLKAATRAEHDLLDAMLGALDLADPAQYRTFLQVQYGARRPVEGWLATSQMSIPAPPAMSPLIAADLGELMQAPADTQDDAGLAFHPPAGADPLGAAWVLAGSSLGNRAMLADLGKREALPAAVRFLSSPDMIAYFAELRRAIEVPCPDPADATAAIAGAVACFGHFRAVCETMLPARIREMAA